The following are from one region of the Silene latifolia isolate original U9 population chromosome 9, ASM4854445v1, whole genome shotgun sequence genome:
- the LOC141600050 gene encoding ADP-ribosylation factor 1-like gives MGILFTRLFSSLFGNKEARILVLGLDNAGKTTILYRLQMGEVVSTIPTIGFNVETVQYKNIKFQVWDLGGQTSIRPYWRCYFPNTQAIIYVVDSSDTDRLAIAKDEFHAILEEEELKGAVVLIFANKQDLPGALDDAAVTESLELHKIKSRQWAIFKTSATKGEGLFEGLDWLSNTLKSGSA, from the exons ATGGGTATTTTGTTTACTCGATTATTCTCCTCTCTTTTTGGCAATAAAGAAGCTCGAATACTTGTTCTTGGTCTTGACAATGCCGGCAAAACCACTATTCTTT ATCGCTTACAGATGGGTGAAGTTGTTTCCACTATACCAA CAATTGGGTTCAATGTTGAAACTGTGCAGTACAAGAACATTAAATTCCAAGTTTGGGATCTGG GTGGGCAGACGAGTATTAG ACCATATTGGAGGTGTTACTTTCCAAATACCCAAGCTATAATCTATGTGGTTGACTCAAGTGATACTGATCGTCTTGCAATAGCCAAGGATGAGTTTCATGCAATTTTAGAG GAGGAAGAATTAAAGGGCGCCGTAGTCCTAATTTTTGCTAACAAGCAG GATCTCCCTGGTGCACTGGACGATGCTGCTGTCACTGAGTCACTAGAGCTACACAAAATCAAAAGCAGGCAGTGGGCTATTTTCAAGACCTCTGCTACTAAAGGCGAAGGCCTATTCGAAGGCTTAGACTG GTTGAGTAATACACTGAAATCTGGAAGTGCCTGA
- the LOC141600049 gene encoding putative receptor-like serine/threonine-protein kinase At5g57670 isoform X2, protein MVPCSTAPLTILVGIPLDVDEAKELLTWAINILSNPRDTIVALHVLGKEPKKLIPISRDYNRFRRAKTFVLSTMGEFAEDSQCRQVNLEARVRYGASIGSGLIDEAKRTSATFLVLRGSSTKPNGKTGEITRYCMKRVPKGCSIISMGQLTSEEVCDSSAKGTTEKRSPRTVLSGVDRDDDNSSFDDSSSNSESSAPTTTTTTTIIKSKESPLRRVASFFLRNSPSGRRKISESTRHEGDKHEQPVLKCFSFDEISLATNDFHPDKMIGQGGYSEVYRGDLSDGNSIAVKRLTKDNSNPNKEKEFLVELGISSQVSHPNTATLIGYCIENGLYLIFPLSPNGNLFNALHGNANKPLEWEMRYKIALGVARGLDYLHKSCKHRIIHRDIKASNVLLGPNYEPQITDFGLAKWLPASKSNQHAVLPIEGTFGYLAPEYFMHGIVDEKTDVFAFGILLLEIVTGQRPINSSKESLLLWAMPMMESGKTLELVDPRLEGTYDVEELHKIVVTASCCIRHSAAWRPTMTEVLELLTHGQDPEHARRWSMLKSSSGDEMDDYSMVFGYSLPVDIDLQRAVAELEYTLDESTL, encoded by the exons ATGGTCCCTTGTTCAACAGCTCCGTTAACTATACTAGTAGGAATCCCTTTAGATGTTGATGAAGCCAAAGAGCTTCTTACTTGGGCCATTAACATTCTTTCGAATCCTCGTGACACCATCGTCGCCCTACATGTTCTAG GGAAGGAGCCGAAGAAGCTTATACCGATATCAAGAGACTACAACAGATTTCGTCGCGCAAAAACTTTTGTTCTGTCCACCATGGGAGAGTTTGCAGAGGATAGTCAATGTCGACAG GTGAATTTGGAAGCTAGGGTAAGGTACGGTGCTAGTATAGGAAGTGGATTAATCGACGAAGCCAAGAGAACATCCGCGACATTTCTAGTACTTAGAGGCTCTTCAACAAAACCAAATGG AAAAACAGGGGAAATAACAAGATATTGCATGAAACGTGTTCCTAAGGGGTGCTCAATAATCTCAATGGGACAATTAACTAGTGAAGAAGTATGCGATTCATCCGCAAAGGGAACAACAGAGAAGAGATCTCCAAGGACAGTTTTGAGTGGAGTTGATAGAGATGATGATAACTCAAGTTTTGATGACTCGAGTAGCAACTCTGAGTCATCAGCACCTACAACGACAactacaacaacaataatcaagtCTAAGGAATCGCCATTGAGACGTGTAGCGTCCTTTTTTCTAAGGAACTCACCAAGTGGTAGGAGAAAAATTAGTGAGAGTACTCGCCATGAAGGGGATAAACATGAACAACCTGTATTGAAGTGCTTTAGCTTTGATGAGATCTCTCTCGCTACAAACGACTTTCACCCAG ATAAAATGATAGGACAAGGAGGATATTCGGAAGTGTACAGAGGTGACCTAAGTGATGGAAACAGCATAGCAGTCAAAAGATTAACAAAGGACAACAGTAATCCAAATAAAGAGAAAGAGTTTCTTGTGGAATTGGGCATAAGTAGTCAAGTTTCTCATCCTAATACAGCTACCTTAATTGGATATTGTATTGAAAATGGTCTTTATCTCATCTTTCCACTCTCTCCTAATGGCAATCTCTTCAATGCCCTTCATG GTAATGCAAACAAGCCTCTAGAATGGGAAATGAGGTATAAAATAGCATTAGGAGTAGCAAGAGGACTTGATTATTTGCACAAGAGTTGCAAGCATCGGATCATACACCGTGACATCAAAGCCTCTAACGTTCTTCTTGGACCTAATTATGAACCTCAA ATCACAGATTTTGGACTTGCAAAATGGCTTCCTGCAAGCAAGAGCAACCAGCATGCGGTGTTACCAATAGAAGGAACATTTGGGTACTTAGCTCCAGAGTACTTCATGCATGGAATTGTAGACGAGAAAACTGATGTTTTTGCGTTTGGGATTCTTCTCCTTGAGATTGTTACAGGCCAAAGACCTATTAATTCTTCCAAAGAAAGTCTTCTCTTATGG GCTATGCCAATGATGGAGAGTGGGAAGACATTAGAGCTAGTTGATCCAAGATTAGAGGGTACATATGATGTAGAAGAATTGCATAAAATTGTGGTTACAGCTTCTTGTTGCATTAGACATTCCGCTGCCTGGCGTCCAACAATGACAGAG GTGTTGGAGCTTTTGACTCATGGTCAAGATCCCGAGCATGCTAGGAGATGGAGTATGTTAAAGAGTTCGTCGGGTGATGAAATGGATGATTACTCCATGGTTTTTGGATACAGTCTTCCTGTTGATATCGATCTACAGAGAGCAGTTGCGGAGCTTGAATACACTTTGGACGAATCTACGCTTTAA
- the LOC141600049 gene encoding putative receptor-like serine/threonine-protein kinase At5g57670 isoform X1, with protein MVPCSTAPLTILVGIPLDVDEAKELLTWAINILSNPRDTIVALHVLVGKEPKKLIPISRDYNRFRRAKTFVLSTMGEFAEDSQCRQVNLEARVRYGASIGSGLIDEAKRTSATFLVLRGSSTKPNGKTGEITRYCMKRVPKGCSIISMGQLTSEEVCDSSAKGTTEKRSPRTVLSGVDRDDDNSSFDDSSSNSESSAPTTTTTTTIIKSKESPLRRVASFFLRNSPSGRRKISESTRHEGDKHEQPVLKCFSFDEISLATNDFHPDKMIGQGGYSEVYRGDLSDGNSIAVKRLTKDNSNPNKEKEFLVELGISSQVSHPNTATLIGYCIENGLYLIFPLSPNGNLFNALHGNANKPLEWEMRYKIALGVARGLDYLHKSCKHRIIHRDIKASNVLLGPNYEPQITDFGLAKWLPASKSNQHAVLPIEGTFGYLAPEYFMHGIVDEKTDVFAFGILLLEIVTGQRPINSSKESLLLWAMPMMESGKTLELVDPRLEGTYDVEELHKIVVTASCCIRHSAAWRPTMTEVLELLTHGQDPEHARRWSMLKSSSGDEMDDYSMVFGYSLPVDIDLQRAVAELEYTLDESTL; from the exons ATGGTCCCTTGTTCAACAGCTCCGTTAACTATACTAGTAGGAATCCCTTTAGATGTTGATGAAGCCAAAGAGCTTCTTACTTGGGCCATTAACATTCTTTCGAATCCTCGTGACACCATCGTCGCCCTACATGTTCTAG TAGGGAAGGAGCCGAAGAAGCTTATACCGATATCAAGAGACTACAACAGATTTCGTCGCGCAAAAACTTTTGTTCTGTCCACCATGGGAGAGTTTGCAGAGGATAGTCAATGTCGACAG GTGAATTTGGAAGCTAGGGTAAGGTACGGTGCTAGTATAGGAAGTGGATTAATCGACGAAGCCAAGAGAACATCCGCGACATTTCTAGTACTTAGAGGCTCTTCAACAAAACCAAATGG AAAAACAGGGGAAATAACAAGATATTGCATGAAACGTGTTCCTAAGGGGTGCTCAATAATCTCAATGGGACAATTAACTAGTGAAGAAGTATGCGATTCATCCGCAAAGGGAACAACAGAGAAGAGATCTCCAAGGACAGTTTTGAGTGGAGTTGATAGAGATGATGATAACTCAAGTTTTGATGACTCGAGTAGCAACTCTGAGTCATCAGCACCTACAACGACAactacaacaacaataatcaagtCTAAGGAATCGCCATTGAGACGTGTAGCGTCCTTTTTTCTAAGGAACTCACCAAGTGGTAGGAGAAAAATTAGTGAGAGTACTCGCCATGAAGGGGATAAACATGAACAACCTGTATTGAAGTGCTTTAGCTTTGATGAGATCTCTCTCGCTACAAACGACTTTCACCCAG ATAAAATGATAGGACAAGGAGGATATTCGGAAGTGTACAGAGGTGACCTAAGTGATGGAAACAGCATAGCAGTCAAAAGATTAACAAAGGACAACAGTAATCCAAATAAAGAGAAAGAGTTTCTTGTGGAATTGGGCATAAGTAGTCAAGTTTCTCATCCTAATACAGCTACCTTAATTGGATATTGTATTGAAAATGGTCTTTATCTCATCTTTCCACTCTCTCCTAATGGCAATCTCTTCAATGCCCTTCATG GTAATGCAAACAAGCCTCTAGAATGGGAAATGAGGTATAAAATAGCATTAGGAGTAGCAAGAGGACTTGATTATTTGCACAAGAGTTGCAAGCATCGGATCATACACCGTGACATCAAAGCCTCTAACGTTCTTCTTGGACCTAATTATGAACCTCAA ATCACAGATTTTGGACTTGCAAAATGGCTTCCTGCAAGCAAGAGCAACCAGCATGCGGTGTTACCAATAGAAGGAACATTTGGGTACTTAGCTCCAGAGTACTTCATGCATGGAATTGTAGACGAGAAAACTGATGTTTTTGCGTTTGGGATTCTTCTCCTTGAGATTGTTACAGGCCAAAGACCTATTAATTCTTCCAAAGAAAGTCTTCTCTTATGG GCTATGCCAATGATGGAGAGTGGGAAGACATTAGAGCTAGTTGATCCAAGATTAGAGGGTACATATGATGTAGAAGAATTGCATAAAATTGTGGTTACAGCTTCTTGTTGCATTAGACATTCCGCTGCCTGGCGTCCAACAATGACAGAG GTGTTGGAGCTTTTGACTCATGGTCAAGATCCCGAGCATGCTAGGAGATGGAGTATGTTAAAGAGTTCGTCGGGTGATGAAATGGATGATTACTCCATGGTTTTTGGATACAGTCTTCCTGTTGATATCGATCTACAGAGAGCAGTTGCGGAGCTTGAATACACTTTGGACGAATCTACGCTTTAA